Genomic window (Drosophila ananassae strain 14024-0371.13 chromosome 3L, ASM1763931v2, whole genome shotgun sequence):
gtggtTTCCCCCGGAGGCCTAGTCCACTTTATACTTACCTGATCCTGTGCGTCAAGGGTCatccttccttccttcctgTCATGTTTGGAGCTTGGGCCTCTTCGACGGCCCAGGAAGCTCTTCATCGTCCTTCAACACGAATTTAGTGAATGTATTTTGcctgaaagtaaaaatttttaattaataaaaaattataaacaattcttaCAATAATACTTACAGTTTTCGTAGTTTGCTATGAATTATTTGAGACCTCACAGCAGCTAACGTTGCCATAAACGTCACTGCTTTATGTGGGTCATGAAGCTCTTTGAACTTCTCAAATGCTTCTTCCCCATCCGGATGAATGGACTGAGCGAGCTCTGCCCCAACACTTTCGAAGAGATTGGAGTTAATATGGCTCATCCTCAGTTTCTTTCCTGGGAAGGATTTGAATATTCTTCCCAGGAAGCATTCGATACTGAGAAGctgaaattatataatttgtatcaatatatatttatttaaattaatttcaaaaatactTACTTCATCTTCATATCTTTGTTTCAACTCGATGGGAACATCCTCTCTCACAATACTTCTagacattttcaaaattttctgcaTGTTGTCCCCAGAAATTGTGGGGTCAACGTAGAGGCGACAGAATATCTGATCTATATATCTGCCCCTCTGCAGAGTGTCTTGGAAGTGTTTCAAATCGTACAGAACAGGAATCCCCTGCATCTGTAGATATGAAATCGCCTTTAAATTGGCGGAACATTTGTTGGCCACTGCACCCGCCATCTTGTGGTGCAGTTTAGGCCTCTCTTTTATAAAAGAGTGCACAAATTGCACACACTCTTTTATAAAGTCGGAGCCCAATACTTGGACTCCAGTCGTCGTCTAAataatgcaaaattttataatttataacaatttttaatatatgta
Coding sequences:
- the LOC116654779 gene encoding uncharacterized protein LOC116654779 codes for the protein MAGAVANKCSANLKAISYLQMQGIPVLYDLKHFQDTLQRGRYIDQIFCRLYVDPTISGDNMQKILKMSRSIVREDVPIELKQRYEDELLSIECFLGRIFKSFPGKKLRMSHINSNLFESVGAELAQSIHPDGEEAFEKFKELHDPHKAVTFMATLAAVRSQIIHSKLRKLQNTFTKFVLKDDEELPGPSKRPKLQT